From the genome of Bradyrhizobium elkanii USDA 76, one region includes:
- the aqpZ gene encoding aquaporin Z produces the protein MEMKKYAAEAIGTFWLTFAGCGSAVIAAGFPQVGIGLVGVSLAFGLSVVTMAYAIGHISGCHLNPAVTVGLAAGGRFPGGQVLPYIIAQVVGAIIAAWLLYVIASGAPGFDVSKGFASNGYDAHSPGQYNMVVCFITEVVMTMMFLFIIMGSTHGKAPAGFAPLAIGLALVMIHLVSIPVTNTSVNPARSTGPALFVGGWALGQLWLFWVAPLIGGALGGVIYRWLSDEPAGIVAGAKTA, from the coding sequence ATGGAGATGAAAAAATACGCTGCCGAGGCCATCGGTACGTTCTGGCTCACATTCGCTGGTTGCGGCAGCGCGGTGATCGCGGCCGGCTTTCCGCAGGTCGGGATCGGACTGGTCGGCGTGTCACTGGCCTTCGGGCTGAGCGTGGTGACCATGGCCTATGCGATCGGCCATATCTCGGGTTGCCACCTCAACCCGGCGGTGACGGTCGGGCTCGCCGCGGGTGGGCGTTTCCCGGGCGGCCAGGTGCTGCCCTACATCATCGCGCAGGTCGTGGGCGCCATCATCGCGGCCTGGCTGCTCTATGTGATCGCGAGCGGCGCGCCCGGCTTCGATGTCAGCAAGGGCTTTGCCTCCAACGGTTATGACGCGCACTCGCCCGGCCAGTACAACATGGTGGTGTGCTTCATCACCGAGGTAGTGATGACCATGATGTTCCTGTTCATCATCATGGGATCGACCCATGGCAAGGCGCCTGCCGGCTTCGCGCCGCTCGCCATCGGCCTCGCGCTGGTGATGATCCATCTCGTCAGCATTCCCGTCACCAATACGTCGGTGAACCCGGCGCGCAGCACCGGACCGGCGCTGTTCGTCGGCGGCTGGGCGTTGGGGCAGCTCTGGCTGTTCTGGGTCGCGCCGCTGATCGGCGGCGCGCTCGGCGGTGTGATCTACCGCTGGCTCAGCGACGAGCCGGCCGGCATCGTCGCCGGCGCGAAGACGGCGTGA
- a CDS encoding cupin domain-containing protein, with amino-acid sequence MLSAKSDVQVDTAEVRVTEWRLAPGSATGHHTHGMDYVIVPITAGEMTIVAPNGERSKAQLGAGKSYFRKAGVQHNVLNETASEIVFLEVELKP; translated from the coding sequence ATGCTCAGCGCCAAATCGGATGTGCAGGTGGATACCGCGGAGGTCCGCGTGACCGAATGGCGCCTTGCGCCGGGCAGCGCCACCGGCCACCACACCCATGGGATGGACTATGTCATCGTTCCGATCACGGCGGGCGAGATGACGATCGTGGCGCCGAACGGCGAGCGCTCGAAGGCGCAGCTCGGAGCCGGCAAATCCTATTTCCGCAAGGCCGGGGTCCAGCACAACGTGCTCAACGAGACGGCCAGCGAGATCGTGTTCCTCGAGGTCGAGCTCAAGCCCTGA
- the rpsU gene encoding 30S ribosomal protein S21 — MQVLVRDNNVDQALKALKKKMQREGIFREMKLRGHYEKPSEKKAREKAEAVRRARKLARKKLQREGLLPMKPKPVFGAGPGGDRGRPGGAGAGRGPR, encoded by the coding sequence GTGCAGGTTCTCGTCCGCGATAACAATGTCGACCAAGCCCTGAAGGCGCTGAAGAAGAAGATGCAGCGCGAGGGCATTTTCCGCGAGATGAAGCTCCGCGGTCACTACGAAAAGCCCTCCGAGAAGAAGGCCCGCGAAAAGGCCGAAGCCGTGCGCCGCGCACGCAAGCTGGCGCGCAAGAAGCTGCAGCGCGAAGGCCTGCTGCCGATGAAGCCGAAGCCGGTGTTCGGCGCCGGCCCCGGTGGCGACCGCGGCCGTCCGGGCGGTGCAGGCGCTGGTCGCGGCCCTCGCTGA
- a CDS encoding calcium:proton antiporter, whose product MSAHGPMPRSAWLYPVLAVLLFAAVTATGYSFAPSAGGWVFAAVLLVILFGTVFAAVHHAEMIAERIGEPFGTLLLTLAVTIIEVALISTIMLGDTPAPTLARDTVFAVVMIVCNGLVGLCIFIGGIRYREQDFQITGANLYLSVLFVLATITLDMPNFTLTAPGPIYSTAQLAVISVVTLLLYAVFLYTQTIRHRDYFVSGANEAAAHGEVMSDRMTAISVALLLISLLAVVLLAKKFSLVVDVVTVKIGAPPAFAGLVVAALILLPESVAAVSAARKNDLQKSINLALGSSIATIGLTVPAVAVAASVLDKQLVLGLSNQHMLILLLTFMVSMLTFGTGRTNILFGLVHMVVFAVFVFMVFVP is encoded by the coding sequence ATGAGCGCACACGGACCGATGCCGCGGTCGGCCTGGCTGTATCCCGTTCTGGCGGTGCTGTTGTTTGCCGCGGTCACGGCCACCGGCTACAGCTTCGCGCCGTCGGCCGGTGGCTGGGTGTTTGCGGCGGTACTTCTGGTCATTCTGTTCGGCACCGTGTTCGCGGCGGTCCACCATGCCGAGATGATCGCCGAGCGGATCGGCGAGCCGTTCGGCACATTGCTGCTGACGCTCGCGGTGACGATCATCGAGGTGGCGCTGATCTCGACCATCATGCTGGGCGACACGCCGGCGCCGACCTTGGCCCGCGACACGGTGTTTGCGGTGGTGATGATCGTCTGCAACGGCCTGGTCGGGCTCTGCATCTTCATCGGCGGCATCCGCTACCGCGAGCAGGATTTCCAGATCACCGGCGCCAACCTTTACCTCAGCGTGCTGTTCGTGCTCGCGACCATCACGCTCGATATGCCGAATTTCACGCTCACAGCGCCGGGGCCGATCTACTCCACGGCCCAGCTTGCCGTGATCAGCGTCGTGACCCTGCTGCTTTACGCGGTGTTCCTCTACACCCAGACCATCCGGCACCGCGATTATTTCGTCAGCGGCGCCAACGAGGCGGCGGCGCATGGCGAGGTGATGTCGGACCGCATGACGGCGATCAGCGTTGCGCTGCTGCTGATCTCGCTGCTGGCGGTGGTGTTGCTGGCGAAGAAATTCTCGCTGGTGGTCGATGTCGTCACCGTCAAGATCGGCGCGCCGCCGGCCTTTGCCGGCCTGGTGGTGGCGGCCCTGATCCTGTTGCCGGAGAGCGTTGCCGCGGTGTCGGCAGCGCGCAAGAACGACCTGCAGAAGAGCATCAACCTCGCGCTCGGCTCCTCGATCGCCACCATCGGGCTCACGGTTCCGGCGGTGGCGGTTGCCGCCTCTGTGCTCGACAAGCAGCTGGTGCTCGGGCTCAGCAACCAGCATATGCTGATCCTGCTGCTGACCTTCATGGTCAGCATGCTCACCTTCGGAACCGGCCGCACCAACATCCTGTTCGGGCTCGTTCACATGGTGGTGTTCGCCGTGTTCGTGTTCATGGTTTTCGTGCCGTAG
- a CDS encoding tetratricopeptide repeat protein: MTADPGSRPLFPGPAQRRRAPHLVIIAVLLGLPLGGCSFDLGSWGSSDDKPKPAATADKPAADTITPQDVNSAKDHTTRAQVLARSGKLDEAMAEFEQALVADPYNIQALYGRALIYQGRGQHQQAIDDFTAASGLSPQKAEPLVGRATSYLALDKAKQAASDLDEAVQADPSNVAAWSARGQAYERLGDKAKAAASYNRALALRPGDGNARSGLARTGG; encoded by the coding sequence ATGACGGCTGATCCGGGATCCCGCCCGCTCTTTCCAGGACCCGCGCAGCGCCGTCGCGCGCCGCATCTCGTCATCATTGCAGTGCTTCTCGGCCTGCCGCTCGGGGGCTGCTCCTTCGACCTCGGTTCATGGGGCTCCTCGGACGACAAGCCGAAGCCGGCTGCCACCGCCGACAAGCCCGCCGCCGACACCATCACGCCGCAAGACGTCAACAGCGCCAAGGATCACACCACGCGCGCTCAGGTGCTGGCACGCTCCGGCAAGCTCGACGAGGCGATGGCGGAGTTCGAACAGGCACTGGTGGCCGACCCTTACAACATCCAGGCGCTCTACGGCCGCGCCCTGATCTATCAGGGCCGCGGACAGCATCAGCAGGCGATCGACGATTTCACCGCGGCCAGCGGGCTGTCGCCGCAGAAGGCCGAGCCCCTGGTCGGCCGTGCGACCAGCTACCTCGCGCTCGACAAGGCCAAGCAGGCCGCCAGCGATCTCGACGAGGCCGTGCAGGCCGATCCAAGCAATGTTGCGGCGTGGAGCGCTCGCGGCCAGGCCTATGAGCGGCTCGGCGACAAGGCCAAGGCGGCGGCGTCCTACAATCGCGCGCTGGCGCTGCGGCCAGGTGACGGCAATGCGCGCAGCGGGCTTGCGCGCACCGGCGGCTAG